In Synechococcus sp. PCC 6312, one genomic interval encodes:
- a CDS encoding DedA family protein: MAEWIVSLIGQLGYVGIALLMCLENLFPPIPSELIMPLAGFAVSQGKMNLGLVIFAGVAGTILGALPWYYLGYRMKADRLRRLLDRYGKWLGISGKDIVKSQQWFQRHGNKAVLWGRLIPGVRTLISLPAGIAAMNLGQFVVFSLIGIVAWVTVLTYLGFSLGKEYHLVSDYMDTITTVVGIALLIGIMFFLGKRFLRRHQSHS; this comes from the coding sequence GTGGCAGAGTGGATCGTTAGTTTAATCGGACAGTTGGGCTACGTTGGCATTGCACTCTTGATGTGTTTAGAAAACCTGTTTCCCCCAATCCCTTCTGAGTTGATTATGCCTTTAGCAGGGTTTGCAGTTTCTCAAGGGAAAATGAATCTTGGCCTGGTGATTTTTGCCGGTGTGGCTGGCACGATTTTAGGTGCGCTTCCCTGGTATTACTTGGGCTACAGGATGAAAGCAGATCGGCTGCGGCGGTTGTTGGATCGCTATGGCAAATGGTTGGGGATTTCCGGCAAAGATATTGTTAAATCGCAACAGTGGTTTCAACGCCATGGCAACAAGGCCGTTCTTTGGGGGCGGTTAATTCCAGGGGTGAGAACGTTAATTTCACTCCCAGCCGGAATTGCTGCCATGAATTTGGGGCAATTTGTTGTGTTTTCCTTGATCGGGATCGTGGCCTGGGTAACCGTCTTGACCTACTTAGGCTTTAGTTTAGGTAAAGAATATCATCTAGTCAGTGATTACATGGATACGATTACAACGGTCGTTGGCATTGCCCTTCTGATCGGGATCATGTTTTTCTTGGGAAAACGATTTTTGCGGCGGCATCAAAGTCATTCCTAA
- the ftsE gene encoding cell division ATP-binding protein FtsE: MPSISPPSSTQPLHAPEALGSHSSTILQLQQVTKSYRSGRFCLENVDFQLATGTFALLTGPSGAGKSTLLKLFYGAEQPDRGQVLVQGQSVNRLQGRALAYLRRQVGVIFQDYKLLERRTIAENVAFVLAARGLAWSEIQRRVPAALSLVGLADRGNCFPDTLSGGEQQRVSIARAIVGQPRILLADEPTGNLDRHNALQVLKILQQLNKKGLTVLMTTHDPHLVEMAQAPVWQIKSGRLSPVNNRDILIQP, from the coding sequence ATGCCCTCCATCTCACCCCCTTCTTCCACCCAGCCTCTCCATGCCCCAGAAGCATTAGGGAGCCATTCATCAACTATTCTTCAATTACAGCAAGTCACCAAAAGTTATCGTTCCGGGCGATTTTGCTTAGAGAATGTGGACTTTCAACTGGCGACCGGGACGTTTGCCCTCTTAACGGGGCCATCGGGGGCGGGGAAATCAACCCTTTTGAAACTGTTTTATGGGGCCGAGCAGCCGGATCGGGGGCAAGTTTTAGTCCAGGGTCAATCTGTGAATCGCTTACAGGGGCGGGCGCTGGCGTATTTACGGCGACAGGTGGGGGTCATTTTCCAAGACTATAAACTTTTGGAACGGCGAACGATTGCTGAAAATGTCGCGTTTGTGTTGGCGGCCCGTGGCCTGGCCTGGAGTGAAATTCAGCGGCGAGTTCCGGCAGCATTGTCCTTGGTCGGCCTAGCAGATCGGGGGAATTGTTTTCCCGATACCTTGTCGGGGGGGGAACAGCAACGAGTCAGTATTGCGCGGGCCATTGTTGGACAGCCACGTATTTTATTAGCCGATGAACCCACAGGCAATTTAGATCGCCATAATGCCCTGCAAGTCTTGAAAATCCTCCAACAACTGAACAAAAAGGGCTTAACAGTGCTGATGACGACCCATGATCCCCACCTGGTGGAAATGGCCCAGGCCCCGGTCTGGCAAATTAAATCGGGTCGGTTAAGTCCAGTCAACAATCGAGACATCCTAATTCAACCGTAG
- a CDS encoding WecB/TagA/CpsF family glycosyltransferase has protein sequence MDTPSTRSSQPRRVSVLGYPLDLLDNYPAWLAAHQGDGFHVVTLNAEMIMQAEKVPQLAQVIKQASFIVPDGSGVVLYLRLYGIKANRQPGIELSESLLKFAATQNPPLKVFFYGSAPGVAAQAAENWQKRYPNLNVVGIYTGYQAPESEAELKAHLQASQPDIIFVALGVPRQEYWIAENRYLAPQATWVGVGGSFDIWAGKKVRAPQFFLDHHLEWLYRLYQEPWRWRRMLVLPQFALRGLWHRLWHSRI, from the coding sequence GTGGACACCCCTTCGACTCGCTCATCTCAACCTCGGCGTGTTTCTGTTTTAGGCTATCCCTTAGATCTGTTGGACAATTACCCGGCCTGGTTGGCGGCCCATCAGGGAGATGGCTTCCATGTCGTCACGCTCAATGCCGAGATGATTATGCAGGCCGAAAAAGTCCCGCAGTTAGCTCAGGTGATCAAGCAAGCTAGTTTTATCGTTCCGGATGGGTCTGGGGTTGTCCTTTATCTGCGTCTCTATGGCATCAAGGCCAATCGCCAACCAGGGATTGAACTCTCAGAGAGTTTGTTAAAGTTTGCTGCAACCCAAAATCCCCCCCTGAAAGTCTTCTTCTATGGTAGTGCTCCCGGCGTGGCGGCCCAGGCCGCAGAGAATTGGCAAAAACGCTACCCCAATCTGAATGTGGTTGGCATTTATACGGGCTATCAAGCCCCAGAAAGTGAGGCCGAACTTAAAGCCCATTTACAGGCCAGCCAACCGGATATTATCTTTGTCGCCCTCGGAGTCCCCCGCCAAGAATATTGGATTGCCGAAAATCGTTATTTAGCTCCCCAGGCCACCTGGGTCGGGGTCGGCGGTAGTTTTGATATCTGGGCCGGCAAAAAAGTTCGTGCCCCCCAATTTTTCCTGGATCATCACTTGGAATGGCTGTATCGGCTCTATCAAGAACCCTGGCGCTGGCGGCGGATGTTAGTCTTACCTCAGTTTGCCCTGCGGGGACTTTGGCATCGGTTATGGCATTCCCGCATCTAA